The sequence below is a genomic window from Desulfomicrobium macestii.
GTCGTATTTTTGAATTGCTAGCTGTTTGCCATTTGCCAGTCAATGCAGCGGACCTGGCGGCCGGGGCATTGCAATTTGCATGCTTTTCGCCCATTCCTGTGGCCGCACCACAGAAGGAGGATGCAAATGACGAATTTCATCAAGAAAAAAGTGGAAATCGAGGACGACGCGGCCACCATGACCTTCCGTCCGGGACAGTTCAAGCGTGAACCCTTTTCACTGCAAAAGAAAAATATTTTCCTGCTGGGCATGCGCGCCAGCGGCAAGACCACACTGGGCAAGGCGCTGGCCGAGACCCTCAAGTGCCCTTGCGTCGACACCGACGCCCTGGTCGTGGCCGAGGCCGGGCAGAGCATCGATGCCATCGTGGCCGAGCGGGGCTGGGATGCCTTTCGCGCCCTGGAGGAGGCGGCCCTGATCAAGGCGGCGGCGCTTCCGGGCAAGGTCGTCTCCACGGGCGGCGGCATTATCCTCTCAAAGGCCAACCGGGACCTCATGTACAGCTCCGGAGTCAGCTTCTATCTGGCGGCCGACGCGGGGCTGCTCATCGCCAGGATGCTGCGCGATCCCAACGTCGCCCAGCGCCCGGCCCTGACTCCGCTGGCCCTGCACGACGAGGTCGCGGCGGTCATGAGCGAACGCGAAGCCCTCTACATGGCCGGCATGGACCACATGCTCCAGGCCCACAGGAGCGTCGAGGAGCTGGTCGACGACGTGCTCGTGGCCCTGGGTCTCAAGGAGTGGGACTATTCCGAGAAAGAGCGAGTTCTGGATCGGTACTAGCGCTTCAGGGGCCCTTGCTTCCAGCCGGGTTTGTCCGGACTGGAAAACTGGTGCTTGCGATGATGCGGGAGGTTGCTTCCTAAATCCGGGCCACCGCCAGAAACACCACATGCAGGCTGGCGACCAGGGTCACGAAGACCTGGCGTGCGCCCGCCCGTGTCAGGCCCGGGAAACTGTATCCGAGATGTCCGTGGGGACAGCGGGGCAGGCAGTCGCCGCACAGGGAGCAGGTCAGGCCGGGACGCCCTTTTGCCAGATCGATGGCCGTCAGGGCGTTGTAGCGGCAGGCCCTAGCGCACGCACCGCACTGGGTGCATCCGCTGCCGATGCTTACGCGCCAGGGCAGCATGCGTCCGACAAGGTTGTTGACCAGCCCGATGGGGCAATAGGCCGTGCAATGGACCATGGTTCCGCTTCCGCGTGACGCCAGGGCCATGACCATGACCCCGGCCAGACCGAAGACGGCGGCCAGGCCCAGCGCCCATGGCCAGGAAATGTCCAGGGCGCGCAGGGCCAGTGGCATGATGATCGTGGCGGCCAGCAACCCGGCCCGCAGGCGCGGCGCCCAGGAGGGCAGGGGCGCGGGCCTTGCCGGGCCCAGACGGGCCATGCGGTCATCCCAGGCGCCGATATAGCACAGGTGGCTGCACCAGGCCGGTCCCACCAGCAGGAGGGACACGCCGAGCAGGATCGGCATGAAAAACCCTTCGCCCCGGAACAGCGGCCCGGCCAGGATCAGGGCCGGGACGGGCAGGTGCAGTTTTCCGGTCATCAGAAAAATGCTCCAACCGGCCAGGCCGAGCAGGAGCTGCGCGAAGAACACGGCTGAAAACAGGGTCCAGATCCTGCCGCGCGTCCGGCCTTTGCGGTCGCTCAGCAGCCAGCCGGCGACCAGGGTCCCGTGGAAGGCGAAAAGGCAGATCCAGAAAATCCCGGAACCGGGAAAAAAGCGGTCGCCAAGGAGCAGGGTCATGGGCGCCTTGTTCTGGGCCAGAACGAGGGTGCCGCCCACCAAGAGGGCCGTCACGGTCTTGACCGCATCGGTGCCGCCCATGGGTCCGAAGAGTTCCTTCCCGGCGCGGCCGGCCATGAGCGCCGCGAGGCCCAGATGTGCCAGGCAGACCGCGCCCAGGATCAGGGCGAGGCGCATCCACGGCAGGCCGAAATTCATCCGCCACGAAGCCAGTTCCACGCCCTGATTCGCCCACAGCAGCGCGCCGCCGAGGGCGGCCAGAATGAGCAGCGGTCTGGGCAAAAGGCGCGGAAAAAAGGCTGCCGCGGCCGGGAAAAGAGCCGGAGCCGCCTCCCAGAGGGTGCCGAAGCGCAGGAAATGCGCCGCCGTGGTCAGGCTGCAGAGCACGATGAGGATTCGTGTCAGGAAAGTCATGGAGGTCATGGCCGCACCAGTTTGTCGAATTCCTCCCGTCCCAGTTTCTCGACAAGATCCCCCAGGCGCAGACCGGATCGGTGGTGGTCCATGAACACGCTCAAGACCTTGCGCAGGACATCAAGGGATTCGGGCAGGCTGTAAAAACCCAGCTCATGAGCCAGGCGCGGATGGCGTCCGAGCTTGCCGCCGATGAGCACGCGATATCCGGTTTCATCCACCCGCAGGGCTTTTTCGGGGCAGACTCGCGCACAGGCAGCGCACCCCAGGCAGCGCGAACGGTCCAGCTGAATGCCATCCTCCAGATGCAGGGCCTTCTCCGCACAGATCGCGACACAATGCCCGCAACCCGAGCACCGCTCGGGCTCAAGGCCGATGCGGGCAAAGGCGACGAGTCCGAAATCCGCGATATGCGGCTGGGAGCATCCGTTGGGGCAGGAGGCCACGGCAATTCTGAACTGATGGTGATGGCGGATGGGGCGGGTCATGCCGGCCAGAAATTCAGGCCAGCCGGAACGGATGAGCACGCCTTCGAGTTCGGCGGTCAGGTCGGTACCCAGTACCGCATGCGGGCACTGGGCCGCGCCACGGCAGACTTTGAGCGTATGAGCGGGGAGCTTGTGCAGGTCTTTCATGGGTGAGCCTATGCCATGAAACGGCATCGGGAATCCTTGACCTGGGTCAAAAATTCCCGACGTTCCATTATTTGTGAGAATTTTGGGGAGGCGAAGCGCTGTTCGTCACGCGACCTTGATGGTAAAGGGGATGACATGCAGGCTTCTGGAGATTTCGCGCGTCGCGCCCAGCGCCCAGGAGGACATGCTCGCGTTGATGCGGTCAGCCAGGTTCTGAGCCAGCTTGCCCACGCCAAGCAGCGGATGCCGGGTGAAAACTTGCGGCAGCCCGTAAGTCAGGTTGCAGGCCAGGCACATGCCCGGACGTTGCTGGAGATGAAAGGCAAAGCGCAGCTCTTCCGGGCCGTGTCCCTCGAATCTGAGCCTGATGTCATAGGCCCCGTCCTCGGCATCGCCGAACAGCGCCTCGAAAAATGCGTCGGTGATCGAGGGCGGAAATATCTCGTCCAGGCTGGCCGGGGTGAAAATCTGGTCGGCGTTGGTCATGGTTTTCTCCTTTGCATCCGAATTGTTCGCGGTGTATTTTTCATGCCCGTTCCTTGGGGTCAAGGACAAGAATGACCTGCGGGCGGAAGCCGTGTTTTTTTTTGAAATCATTCCTGGGGGAACTCATGCAAAAGCGAATGGAAGATATTGAAATAAAGTATATATATTTGCAAAAAACGGTTGATGATCTGAATGCGGTTGTCATAGAGCAACAAAAGGAAATTCGGGAACTGAGGGCCACGCTCATGCTTTTGGGCAAAAAGCTCCAGGACCTCTCGTCCATGGAGCCCTTCGATCCCGATGAAAAACCACCTCACTACTGATTGCCCGGAGATTCATGTGGACACCTCTTTTTCCCATCACGGGCCCGATCCCGGGCATTCGGAGAAAAGCGTTTCCGTGGAGGAACGTTCCCTGCGTGTCATCCTGCAACAAATCGAGGCGCTTCCGTCCCTTCCCGCCGTCGCCAACACCATCCTCGGGCAGGTCCTGACCCGGGATTTTGAGCATTCTAAGCTGGCTCGCATCATCGAGACGGACCCCGCCATGACCGTGAAGGTTCTTGAGCACGCCAACAGCGCGACCTACGTCAGCCGCGGGCAGGTGGCGCAGGTGGAGCAGGGGCTCAATCGCCTGGGCAGCAAGGTGGTTCAGACGCTCATGCTCTCCATGCTCATCAAGGACTCCCTGATCAAGGGCGACAGGAAGTCCGAAGCGATCCAGACCGCGCACTGGAAGCACAGCCTGGCCACGGCCGTCTTTGCCTCCCTCATCGCGGCCAAGGCCGCTCCCGCCCTGACCGGCGAGGCCTTTGGCGCGGGCATCATGCACGATATCGGCGGCATCTTCCTGCAACTGCATCTTCAGGAGCAGTACGTTCAGGTCACGGAACGCATGGAGGAACTTTACGAGCCCGTCCTCACGGCGGAGCAGGAGGTCTTCAAGACGGACCACACGGCGGTGGGGCGCTGGATCGCCGAAAAATGGAAGCTTCCGGCGTCCATGACCGACGCCATCTGGCTGCACCACCATTCGGCCTCGGCCCTGGAAGCCTTCAAGGACAACGCGCATTTGGTAGCCATCGTGGCCCTGGCCAACATTCTGGCGCACTCGACCCTCATGGACTCCCCCCGGATCATGACCCGCGAAAAGCAGCGTCAGCTCGGCCTGCAGGAAATGCTCGGCCTCGGCGAAAAGGAGCTGCAGTCGATTCTCGCCGCCTTTGCCCCGGCTTTTGCCGAGAGAGCCGAGCCTTTCGAACTTGACGGCGATCAGGTCGGTCTTTTTCTTTCTTCCCTGCAAAAGGCCAACCAGCAGCTCATGCGCATGAGCCTGGATCTGGAGCAGGCCAACGGCCGTCTGGAAGATGCCCATCGCTTCACGAGCATGGGCTCCACGGTGGGGCTCAAGATGAGCAAGGCCAGGACTCCGGATGAAGTTTTCGAATCGGCGGCCATGTGCATGCATGAGAGTGTCGGCGTGCGGGGCGGCTTCGTGTACTGGATCGTCCCTGCCGAGCGCGTCATGCAGGGCCTGATCTGGAACGGCAACGGCAGCCGGCGTGTCATTTCCTATTCCCTTGACGGCGACGGCCTGCCTGCCCTCGATGGCGGCGCCACGCTGCCGGACAACCTGAAGACCATTTTGCTGACGCACCACGAACGCCACGAAGGCGCGTCTCTCATGGATCGGGAGTTGCGGCTCAAGCAGTTTTTCGTGCTCCGGGGATATTGCCTCTTTCCCCTGGTGGGCAGCGATTTCACCGGCGAGATTTGCATTCTGCGCTCCAGCGAGCGGCCCCCGAAGATGACTCCCCAGGAATACATGGGCTATTCCCAGGTCTCCTGCGTGGCTTCGGCCTCGCTTGACCGGGTGCGGCTCTTCGACAGCCTGCAGGTTCGCGCCGACGAGCTGTCCCTGGCCCTGTGGAAGAACCAGCAGATCAACCTGCAGCTGCTCCAGACCGAGCGGCTGGCGGCGGTCGGGCAGCTCGCGGCAGGCGCGGCCCATGAGATAAACAATCCGCTGGCCATCATTTCGGCACGCACCCAGCTGCTGGAAAGCCGTGAAAACGACGAGAAGAAGCGCAGGGACCTGCATCAGATCTCCGAGCAGATCGAGCGCATCTCATCCATCCTGCAGAGCCTCATGGGTTTTGCCAGACCCAACGCGCCCCAGGTCACCAAGCTGGACATAAACTCGCTGCTGCTCAAAATAATCGGACTCGTGGAATCGATCTTCCAAACGCATCGCATTCCCATCGTTCAGAATCTCGCACCGGATCTGCCGCTCATCCTGGCCGATGCCAACCAGTTGGAGCAGGTTTTTCTGAATCTGGTCATTAATGCCCAGCACGCAATGGAAAAAGAGGGCGGGGTCTTGACCGTCAGCTCATCCTTCCTGCCCGACGGCAAGCGCATCAGCATCTCCGTCAAGGACACGGGCACGGGCATTTCGCCCGAGAATCTCTCACGCATCTTCGACCCTTTCTTTTCCACCAAGTCCGAAGGAAAGGGCACGGGACTCGG
It includes:
- the aroL gene encoding shikimate kinase AroL, which encodes MTNFIKKKVEIEDDAATMTFRPGQFKREPFSLQKKNIFLLGMRASGKTTLGKALAETLKCPCVDTDALVVAEAGQSIDAIVAERGWDAFRALEEAALIKAAALPGKVVSTGGGIILSKANRDLMYSSGVSFYLAADAGLLIARMLRDPNVAQRPALTPLALHDEVAAVMSEREALYMAGMDHMLQAHRSVEELVDDVLVALGLKEWDYSEKERVLDRY
- a CDS encoding 4Fe-4S binding protein, with amino-acid sequence MTSMTFLTRILIVLCSLTTAAHFLRFGTLWEAAPALFPAAAAFFPRLLPRPLLILAALGGALLWANQGVELASWRMNFGLPWMRLALILGAVCLAHLGLAALMAGRAGKELFGPMGGTDAVKTVTALLVGGTLVLAQNKAPMTLLLGDRFFPGSGIFWICLFAFHGTLVAGWLLSDRKGRTRGRIWTLFSAVFFAQLLLGLAGWSIFLMTGKLHLPVPALILAGPLFRGEGFFMPILLGVSLLLVGPAWCSHLCYIGAWDDRMARLGPARPAPLPSWAPRLRAGLLAATIIMPLALRALDISWPWALGLAAVFGLAGVMVMALASRGSGTMVHCTAYCPIGLVNNLVGRMLPWRVSIGSGCTQCGACARACRYNALTAIDLAKGRPGLTCSLCGDCLPRCPHGHLGYSFPGLTRAGARQVFVTLVASLHVVFLAVARI
- a CDS encoding SlyX family protein, which translates into the protein MEDIEIKYIYLQKTVDDLNAVVIEQQKEIRELRATLMLLGKKLQDLSSMEPFDPDEKPPHY
- a CDS encoding HDOD domain-containing protein, with the protein product MDTSFSHHGPDPGHSEKSVSVEERSLRVILQQIEALPSLPAVANTILGQVLTRDFEHSKLARIIETDPAMTVKVLEHANSATYVSRGQVAQVEQGLNRLGSKVVQTLMLSMLIKDSLIKGDRKSEAIQTAHWKHSLATAVFASLIAAKAAPALTGEAFGAGIMHDIGGIFLQLHLQEQYVQVTERMEELYEPVLTAEQEVFKTDHTAVGRWIAEKWKLPASMTDAIWLHHHSASALEAFKDNAHLVAIVALANILAHSTLMDSPRIMTREKQRQLGLQEMLGLGEKELQSILAAFAPAFAERAEPFELDGDQVGLFLSSLQKANQQLMRMSLDLEQANGRLEDAHRFTSMGSTVGLKMSKARTPDEVFESAAMCMHESVGVRGGFVYWIVPAERVMQGLIWNGNGSRRVISYSLDGDGLPALDGGATLPDNLKTILLTHHERHEGASLMDRELRLKQFFVLRGYCLFPLVGSDFTGEICILRSSERPPKMTPQEYMGYSQVSCVASASLDRVRLFDSLQVRADELSLALWKNQQINLQLLQTERLAAVGQLAAGAAHEINNPLAIISARTQLLESRENDEKKRRDLHQISEQIERISSILQSLMGFARPNAPQVTKLDINSLLLKIIGLVESIFQTHRIPIVQNLAPDLPLILADANQLEQVFLNLVINAQHAMEKEGGVLTVSSSFLPDGKRISISVKDTGTGISPENLSRIFDPFFSTKSEGKGTGLGLSTAYGIVTNHYGEIKVVSAPGEGTEMIVILPVSTPVTKPEKPVVRQATECAMPAPALGHRILVVDDEQHIRDILSETLREAGYVVETAPNGEEGVLKLRSASFDLILLDIRMPIHSGLDVLKLLRRNGGAPPVMIITGLASSDELDEALRLGAAKCIRKPFHLKTLLSDISGILHSGCPANN
- a CDS encoding pancreas/duodenum homeobox protein 1 — translated: MTNADQIFTPASLDEIFPPSITDAFFEALFGDAEDGAYDIRLRFEGHGPEELRFAFHLQQRPGMCLACNLTYGLPQVFTRHPLLGVGKLAQNLADRINASMSSWALGATREISRSLHVIPFTIKVA
- a CDS encoding 4Fe-4S dicluster domain-containing protein — protein: MKDLHKLPAHTLKVCRGAAQCPHAVLGTDLTAELEGVLIRSGWPEFLAGMTRPIRHHHQFRIAVASCPNGCSQPHIADFGLVAFARIGLEPERCSGCGHCVAICAEKALHLEDGIQLDRSRCLGCAACARVCPEKALRVDETGYRVLIGGKLGRHPRLAHELGFYSLPESLDVLRKVLSVFMDHHRSGLRLGDLVEKLGREEFDKLVRP